In the Longimicrobium sp. genome, one interval contains:
- a CDS encoding EAL domain-containing protein yields MPAASAFLHVLPYLASAAISAGVAAYCWVRRSRPGVGAFAVVALAEAFWTAGLVCELLAPGLRGKIFWDNVQFLAIPPIAIGFLAFALGFGGRRLRHSALVHSLLALPLIVLAVLAFTDPLHGLVRRDPRIVAGIPFPQLIYGFTPLVDAIAIYLYAVMLAAFAVLVAGRMRAHPLYRAQVNVVLAGVLIPVAGSVLTVTVLADFAERDLTPITFALGNLVIAWGLFRRRLFDVTPIARHVVVDSLADAVFVLDARGRVVDLNPAARAACADGGDPVGRPAAEVLPLPADAVARLADGAEALEVETTGAVPHPAEVGAHPLAGPRGERWGSVVVMRDVGERRRAQEELRRHRDRLEELVAERTAALRDSEERLRQIAENSSEVFWLVEADGRVAYLSPAFERLWGMPRERVYADPDAVFGPVRPEARASVRAILDEAFGGRPAEVTYRLAAPDGGERWVRTRAVPVYDARGAIYRVAGVTEDVTERRRMEEQLVHDALHDALTGLPNRALFEDRLRHALDLLRRHPDRGFAVMMLDLDRFKRVNDSFGHLAGDRLMEAVALRLRAAMRDGDTVARFGGDEFALLLDGVADAGEALRGAERIQAELARPFDLEGHELVVTPSIGIALGRKGAEHPEELLRKADTAMYRAKERGGSRCEVYDRAMHARALSRLRLETELRHALERGELCAAYQPIVAVGDGQIVGFEALARWRHPERGLLAPGSFIDVAEETGLIVQVDRCVLREACARLREWRQRHPGMEPRMTVNLSARQLAEPGLADGLAATFAETGVEVDWMRLEITENGLVGRAEEAALGELRARGIHLVVDDFGTGYSSLGYLHRLPISALKVDRSFLSGGGEGNLAIVGAVVTLAHGLGMDVVVEGVERPEQLERVRALGADYAQGYLFSPPVEAEAAEALLARRFVGASAARA; encoded by the coding sequence ATGCCTGCTGCCTCCGCGTTCCTGCACGTGCTGCCGTACCTGGCCTCCGCCGCGATCTCGGCGGGGGTGGCGGCGTACTGCTGGGTGCGGCGCTCGCGGCCGGGGGTGGGGGCCTTCGCCGTGGTGGCGCTGGCGGAGGCGTTCTGGACGGCCGGGCTGGTCTGCGAGCTGCTCGCCCCGGGGCTCCGCGGGAAGATCTTCTGGGACAACGTCCAGTTCCTGGCCATCCCGCCCATCGCCATCGGCTTCCTGGCGTTCGCCCTCGGGTTCGGCGGACGCCGTCTCCGGCATTCCGCCCTCGTCCATTCGCTGCTCGCGCTGCCGCTGATCGTCCTGGCGGTGCTGGCGTTCACCGACCCCCTGCACGGGCTGGTGCGGCGCGACCCGCGCATCGTGGCCGGCATCCCCTTCCCGCAGCTCATCTACGGCTTCACCCCGCTGGTCGACGCGATCGCCATCTACCTCTACGCGGTGATGCTGGCCGCCTTCGCGGTGCTGGTGGCGGGGCGGATGCGCGCGCATCCCCTCTACCGCGCGCAGGTGAACGTGGTGCTGGCGGGGGTGCTGATCCCCGTCGCCGGCTCGGTGCTCACCGTCACCGTGCTGGCCGACTTCGCGGAGCGCGACCTGACGCCGATCACCTTTGCGCTGGGGAACCTGGTGATCGCGTGGGGGCTGTTCCGGCGCCGGCTGTTCGACGTGACGCCCATCGCCCGCCACGTGGTGGTGGACAGCCTGGCCGACGCCGTGTTCGTGCTGGACGCCCGCGGCCGCGTGGTGGACCTGAACCCCGCCGCGCGCGCCGCCTGCGCCGATGGCGGCGATCCGGTGGGACGCCCGGCCGCCGAGGTGCTCCCGCTCCCCGCGGACGCGGTCGCCCGGCTGGCGGACGGCGCGGAGGCGCTGGAGGTGGAGACGACCGGCGCAGTGCCGCACCCGGCGGAGGTGGGCGCGCACCCGCTGGCCGGCCCCCGCGGCGAGCGCTGGGGAAGCGTGGTGGTAATGCGCGACGTGGGCGAGCGGCGGCGCGCGCAGGAGGAGCTCCGCCGCCACCGCGACCGGTTGGAGGAGCTGGTGGCCGAGCGCACCGCCGCGCTGCGCGACAGCGAGGAGCGGCTGCGGCAGATCGCCGAGAACAGCAGCGAGGTGTTCTGGCTGGTGGAGGCGGACGGGCGCGTGGCCTATCTCAGCCCCGCCTTCGAGCGCCTCTGGGGGATGCCGCGCGAGCGCGTGTACGCCGACCCCGATGCGGTGTTCGGGCCGGTGCGTCCGGAAGCCCGCGCCTCGGTGCGGGCGATCCTGGACGAGGCGTTCGGCGGCCGCCCGGCCGAGGTGACGTATCGTCTGGCCGCGCCGGACGGGGGCGAGCGGTGGGTGCGGACGCGCGCCGTGCCCGTGTACGACGCCCGGGGCGCGATCTACCGCGTGGCCGGGGTGACGGAGGACGTGACCGAGCGCAGGCGGATGGAGGAGCAGCTGGTGCACGACGCCCTGCACGACGCGCTCACCGGGCTTCCCAACCGCGCGCTGTTCGAGGACCGGCTGCGCCACGCGCTGGACCTGCTGCGCCGCCATCCCGACCGCGGCTTCGCGGTGATGATGCTGGACCTGGACCGCTTCAAGCGGGTGAACGACTCGTTCGGCCACCTTGCGGGCGACCGGCTGATGGAGGCGGTGGCGCTTCGGCTCCGCGCGGCGATGCGCGACGGCGACACCGTGGCGCGCTTCGGCGGCGACGAGTTCGCGCTGCTGCTGGACGGCGTGGCCGACGCCGGCGAGGCGCTGCGCGGCGCCGAGCGCATCCAGGCCGAGCTAGCGCGGCCGTTCGACCTGGAGGGGCACGAGCTGGTGGTGACGCCCAGCATCGGCATCGCGCTGGGGCGGAAGGGCGCGGAGCATCCCGAGGAGCTGCTGCGCAAGGCCGACACGGCCATGTACCGCGCCAAGGAGCGCGGCGGGTCGCGCTGCGAGGTGTACGACCGCGCCATGCACGCCCGCGCGCTCTCGCGGCTGCGGCTGGAGACGGAGCTGCGCCACGCGCTGGAGCGCGGCGAGCTCTGCGCCGCCTATCAGCCCATCGTCGCGGTGGGCGACGGGCAGATCGTGGGATTCGAGGCGCTGGCGCGGTGGCGGCACCCCGAGCGCGGACTGCTGGCGCCGGGGAGCTTCATCGACGTGGCCGAGGAGACGGGGCTGATCGTGCAGGTCGACCGCTGCGTGCTGCGCGAGGCGTGCGCGCGGCTCCGCGAGTGGCGCCAGCGGCACCCGGGGATGGAGCCGCGGATGACGGTGAACCTCTCCGCGCGGCAGCTGGCCGAGCCGGGGCTGGCCGACGGGCTGGCCGCCACCTTCGCGGAAACGGGGGTGGAGGTGGACTGGATGCGGCTGGAGATCACCGAGAACGGGCTGGTGGGGCGCGCGGAAGAGGCGGCGCTGGGCGAGCTGCGCGCCCGCGGCATCCACCTGGTGGTCGACGACTTCGGCACCGGCTACAGCAGCCTGGGCTACCTGCACCGGCTGCCGATCAGCGCGCTGAAGGTGGACCGCTCGTTCCTCAGCGGCGGGGGCGAGGGGAACCTGGCCATCGTGGGCGCCGTGGTCACCCTGGCGCACGGGCTGGGGATGGACGTGGTGGTGGAGGGGGTGGAGCGCCCCGAGCAGCTGGAGCGCGTCCGCGCGCTGGGCGCCGACTACGCGCAGGGCTACCTCTTCTCGCCGCCGGTGGAGGCCGAGGCGGCGGAGGCGCTGCTGGCGCGGCGCTTCGTGGGCGCGTCGGCCGCGCGGGCGTGA
- a CDS encoding sulfatase-like hydrolase/transferase, translating to MDRRRFLIDLAGAAAAVAATPRLAASASWLARRRRPNIVLIMADDLGYGDLGITGRTDYRTPVLDQLARDGVQLAQAYTAAPVCTPTRVALMTGRYPARSPVGLYEPLTTNPVGLETSPPTLGMRMKAAGYETAMVGKWHLGTEPRFHPLRHGWDEFYGFLGAAADYASHVDTEWHRNLFQDGTRTVTTPGYLTDLFTGRAVRIVRRRRTRPLFLNLQYNAPHWPWQGPGDPPYPDSADSDGGGSPATFARMMERMDAGVGRVLEAIHRGGMERDTLVVFTSDNGGERYSHMGPFSARKMSLHEGGIRVAAMARWPGVIPAGSRTEQVAVTMDYTATFLALAGARPAAAAPLDGIDLLPALTGERGSVRRELFWRIFQRRKEKAMRSGDWKYLQTADGEFLYDLVSDPGEKQDLRAAHSAVFRQLQGKMAAWEREVLPPIPLDPARA from the coding sequence ATGGACCGCAGGCGCTTCCTCATCGACCTGGCCGGCGCGGCCGCGGCGGTGGCCGCCACGCCACGGCTGGCGGCGAGCGCGTCATGGCTGGCGCGGCGCCGGCGGCCGAACATCGTCCTGATCATGGCCGACGACCTGGGCTACGGCGACCTGGGGATCACGGGGCGAACCGACTACCGCACGCCGGTGCTGGACCAGCTCGCGCGTGACGGCGTGCAGCTGGCGCAGGCGTACACGGCCGCGCCGGTGTGCACCCCCACGCGCGTGGCGCTGATGACGGGGCGCTATCCCGCGCGCTCGCCGGTGGGGCTGTACGAGCCGCTGACGACGAACCCCGTGGGGCTGGAGACGAGCCCGCCGACACTGGGGATGCGGATGAAGGCGGCAGGCTACGAGACGGCGATGGTGGGGAAGTGGCACCTGGGGACGGAGCCGCGCTTCCACCCGCTGCGCCACGGGTGGGACGAGTTCTACGGCTTCCTGGGCGCGGCGGCGGACTATGCCAGCCACGTCGACACCGAGTGGCACCGGAACCTGTTCCAGGACGGCACGCGCACCGTCACCACGCCGGGGTACCTCACGGATCTCTTCACCGGGCGCGCGGTGCGGATCGTCCGGCGGAGGCGGACGCGGCCGCTCTTCCTCAATCTCCAGTACAACGCGCCGCACTGGCCGTGGCAGGGGCCGGGCGACCCGCCGTATCCCGACTCGGCGGACTCCGACGGCGGCGGCTCGCCCGCGACGTTCGCGCGGATGATGGAGCGGATGGACGCGGGCGTCGGCCGCGTGCTGGAGGCGATCCATCGCGGGGGGATGGAGCGCGACACGCTGGTCGTCTTCACCAGCGACAACGGCGGCGAGCGCTACTCGCACATGGGGCCGTTCAGCGCGCGGAAGATGTCGCTGCACGAAGGCGGCATCCGCGTGGCGGCGATGGCGCGCTGGCCGGGCGTGATCCCCGCCGGCAGCCGCACGGAGCAGGTGGCGGTGACGATGGACTACACGGCCACATTCCTGGCGCTGGCCGGGGCACGGCCGGCGGCCGCCGCGCCGCTGGACGGCATCGACCTGCTGCCGGCGCTGACCGGGGAGCGCGGGTCCGTCCGCCGCGAGCTGTTCTGGCGCATCTTCCAGCGCCGCAAGGAGAAGGCGATGCGCAGCGGCGACTGGAAGTACCTGCAGACCGCGGACGGCGAGTTCCTGTACGACCTCGTGTCCGATCCCGGCGAGAAGCAGGACCTCAGGGCCGCGCACTCCGCCGTCTTCCGGCAGCTGCAGGGGAAGATGGCGGCGTGGGAGCGCGAGGTGCTGCCGCCGATCCCGCTCGACCCCGCGCGGGCGTGA
- a CDS encoding M2 family metallopeptidase yields the protein MERRILPLVCLAALVPAAAGAQARAAATSRTPTVQQAAAFMDSTERELSELGRREGQAGWVAATYITHDTEELAAEASKNLAVAIQRRALAARRFDRVQLPAGLRRKFGLLRLSLSAPPPGNADEAAELSRIRAGMVGDYGRGSYCRTPGSCQDINALSRVLATSHDPAELLDAWQGWHRVGAPMRQRYTRFVELSNKGVRELGYTDAGAMWRARYDMPADSFAAEVDRLWEQMRPLYIALHAYVRARLVEQYGAQVVPPNGMIPAHLLGNMWAQEWGNIYPIVAPRNAAGPGYDLTELLKAKNTDAPGMARYAERFFTSLGFQPLPQTFWERSMLVKPRDRDVVCHASAWDIDREDFRIKMCTEITGEDFVTLHHEMGHNIYQRAYRDQPFLFRDGANDGFHEAIGDAIALSITPDYLKQVGLLNEIPPPAADTALLLRQALDKVAFLPFGLLVDKWRWGVFSGQITPQNYNAAWWSLRNRYQGVSAPMPRSEADFDPGAKYHIPANTPYMRYFLARVLQFQFYRALCREAGYTGPLYRCSFFGSQAAGRKFNAMLEAGASRPWQETLFAMTGERKMDGTALLEYFGPLKEWLDRQNAGKPVGW from the coding sequence ATGGAGAGAAGAATCCTTCCGCTCGTCTGCCTGGCGGCGCTGGTGCCCGCGGCCGCCGGCGCGCAGGCCCGCGCGGCGGCCACGAGCCGGACGCCCACCGTGCAGCAGGCCGCCGCGTTCATGGACTCCACCGAGCGCGAGCTGTCGGAGCTGGGCCGGCGCGAAGGCCAGGCGGGGTGGGTGGCGGCCACCTACATCACCCACGACACCGAGGAGCTGGCGGCCGAGGCGTCGAAGAACCTGGCGGTGGCCATCCAGCGGCGGGCGCTGGCGGCGCGCCGCTTCGACCGGGTGCAGCTGCCGGCCGGGCTGCGGCGGAAGTTCGGCCTCCTTCGTCTCTCGCTCTCCGCGCCGCCGCCGGGGAACGCGGACGAGGCGGCGGAGCTCTCCCGCATCCGCGCCGGGATGGTGGGCGACTACGGCCGCGGCTCGTACTGCAGGACGCCGGGGAGCTGCCAGGACATCAACGCGCTCTCGCGAGTCCTGGCCACGAGCCACGACCCCGCCGAGCTGCTGGATGCCTGGCAGGGGTGGCACCGCGTGGGCGCGCCCATGCGCCAGCGCTACACGCGCTTCGTGGAGCTCTCCAACAAGGGCGTGCGCGAGCTGGGCTACACCGACGCGGGCGCGATGTGGCGGGCGCGCTACGACATGCCGGCGGACTCGTTCGCCGCCGAGGTGGACCGGCTGTGGGAGCAGATGCGGCCGCTGTACATCGCTCTCCACGCGTACGTGCGCGCGCGGCTGGTGGAGCAGTACGGGGCGCAGGTGGTGCCGCCCAACGGGATGATCCCCGCGCACCTGCTGGGGAACATGTGGGCGCAGGAGTGGGGGAACATCTACCCCATCGTGGCGCCGAGGAACGCGGCGGGGCCGGGGTACGACCTGACCGAGCTGCTGAAGGCGAAGAACACCGACGCGCCGGGGATGGCGCGCTACGCGGAGCGCTTCTTCACCTCGCTGGGCTTCCAGCCGCTGCCGCAGACCTTCTGGGAGCGCTCGATGCTGGTGAAGCCGCGCGACCGCGACGTGGTGTGCCACGCCAGCGCGTGGGACATCGACCGCGAGGACTTCCGCATCAAGATGTGCACGGAGATCACGGGCGAGGACTTCGTGACCCTGCACCACGAGATGGGGCACAACATCTACCAGCGCGCGTACCGCGACCAGCCGTTCCTGTTCAGGGACGGCGCCAACGACGGCTTCCACGAGGCCATCGGCGACGCCATCGCGCTCTCGATCACCCCCGACTACCTGAAGCAGGTGGGGCTGCTGAACGAGATCCCGCCGCCGGCCGCCGACACGGCGCTGCTGCTGCGGCAGGCGCTGGACAAGGTGGCCTTCCTTCCCTTCGGCCTCCTCGTCGACAAGTGGCGCTGGGGGGTGTTCAGCGGGCAGATCACGCCGCAGAACTACAACGCCGCGTGGTGGTCGCTGCGCAACCGCTACCAGGGCGTGTCCGCGCCCATGCCGCGCAGCGAGGCGGACTTCGACCCCGGCGCCAAGTACCACATCCCCGCCAACACGCCGTACATGCGCTACTTCCTGGCGCGCGTGCTCCAGTTCCAGTTCTACCGCGCGCTCTGCCGCGAGGCGGGGTACACGGGGCCGCTGTACCGCTGCTCGTTCTTCGGCAGCCAGGCGGCAGGGCGCAAGTTCAACGCGATGCTCGAGGCGGGGGCCAGCCGGCCGTGGCAGGAGACGCTCTTCGCGATGACGGGGGAGCGGAAGATGGACGGCACGGCGCTGCTGGAGTACTTCGGCCCGCTCAAGGAGTGGCTCGACCGCCAGAACGCCGGCAAGCCCGTCGGCTGGTGA